A DNA window from Solanum lycopersicum chromosome 3, SLM_r2.1 contains the following coding sequences:
- the LOC101255560 gene encoding protein NUCLEAR FUSION DEFECTIVE 6, mitochondrial isoform X4, translating to MATFAARSFLRSAATSGRSAATTRIASGAKPKTSPFRIPTQKPVTARIFRSPVEMSCVRVESMFPFHTATASALLTSMLSATPRSYGWTLEDG from the exons ATGGCCACTTTCGCCGCCAGGTCCTTCCTCCGCTCCGCCGCCACCTCCGGCCGATCAGCAGCAACCACAAGAATTGCTTCCGGCGCCAAGCCAAAGACATCTCCATTCCGCATACCAACTCAAAAACCAGTCACCGCTCGCATTTTCAG GTCGCCGGTAGAAATGAGTTGTGTTAGAGTGGAATCGATGTTTCCATTTCATACTGCGACTGCATCAGCATTACTCACTTCAATGTTATCTGCTACTCCTCGGAGCTATGGTTGGACTCTTGAAG
- the LOC101255270 gene encoding receptor-like protein kinase HSL1 isoform X1: MHLQILLILLLPTLILSINQESLYLHTIKLGFDDPNGVFSNWNLHDNSSPCNWYGVKCDSLTRSVTSIDLSNTNIAGPFPASLLCRLKYIKYISFYNNSINSTLPVEELSACKSLVHLDLAQNLLVGSLPSSLAELHELKYLDLTGNNFTGEIPASFGAFRRLEVLGLVENLLTGTIPPEIGNISSLKQLNLSYNPFSPGRVPPEIGNLTNLEVLWLTDCGLIGEVPGTLRGLNKLVNLDLALNNLYGPIPSWLTELTSVEQIELYNNSFSGEFPVNGWSNMTSLRRVDVSMNRVTGSIPNGLCELPLESLNLYENQLYGELPVAIANSPNLYELKLFGNSLNGTLPEDLGKFSPLVWIDVSNNEFSGEIPVNLCGNGVLEEVLMIDNSFSGGIPQSLSQCRSLLRVRLAHNKFSGDVPVEFWGLPRLSLLELTNNSFSGGIAKTIAGASNLSALILSKNEFSGNIPEEIGFLESLVDFVGNDNKFSGSLPVSIVNLEQLGRMDFHNNELSGKFPSGVHSLKKLNELNLANNDLSGEIPREIGSLSVLNYLDLSGNKFSGEIPVALQNLKLNQLNLSNNGLSGGIPPSYAKGMYKNSFLGNPGLCGDIGGLCDGKDEGKTAGYVWLLRLLFVPAVLVFVVGVVSFYWKYRNYKKAKRLDRSKWTLTSFHKLDFNEFEVLRALDEDNLIGSGSSGKVYKVVLSNGEAAAVKKLSRNSKKVDESCDIEKGKYQDDGFDAEVETLGKIRHKNIVRLWCCCTTRGCKLLVYEYMPNGSLGDLLHSSKSGLLDWPKRFKIATDTAEGLSYLHHDCAPPIVHRDFKSNNILLDGEFGARVADFGVAKVIDVDDKGTMSMSVIAGSCGYIAPEYAYTLQVNEKSDIYSFGVVVLELVTGKLPVGPEYGEKDLVKWVCATLDQKGINHVIDPKLDSCFKEDISKVLQIGLLCTSPLPINRPPMRKVVKMLQEVGGGDQLKTALTDGKLTPYYHEDASDQGNVA; the protein is encoded by the exons atgcATCTTCAAATCTTGCTTATACTTCTATTACCTACATTGATTCTCTCAATAAACCAAGAATCCCTTTATTTACATACCATAAAGCTTGGATTTGATGACCCAAATGGTGTTTTTTCAAACTGGAATCTCCATGATAACTCTTCACCCTGTAACTGGTATGGAGTAAAATGCGACTCTTTAACTCGTTCTGTTACATCTATTGACCTCTCCAATACCAATATCGCCGGCCCATTTCCGGCTTCTCTTCTTTGCCGGCTCAAGTATATTAAGTACATTTCATTCTATAATAACTCTATTAACTCGACACTTCCGGTGGAGGAGTTATCTGCTTGTAAATCTCTTGTCCATCTCGATTTAGCTCAAAATTTGTTAGTGGGTAGTCTTCCATCGAGTTTGGCTGAGCTTCACGAGCTGAAATATCTTGATTTAACCGGGAATAACTTTACCGGCGAAATTCCGGCGAGTTTTGGGGCTTTCCGGCGACTTGAAGTTCTGGGTTTGGTTGAAAATTTGTTAACTGGGACTATCCCGCCGGAGATTGGAAATATTTCGAGTTTGAAACAGCTGAATTTGTCGTACAACCCGTTTTCGCCGGGTCGGGTCCCGCCGGAGATTGGGAACCTTACGAATCTCGAGGTGCTTTGGTTAACTGACTGTGGGTTAATTGGTGAGGTTCCGGGTACATTAAGGGGATTAAATAAGCTTGTTAACTTGGACCTTGCGTTAAACAACTTGTACGGTCCGATTCCGAGCTGGCTCACTGAGTTAACTAGTGTTGAGCAAATTGAGCTGTATAATAACTCGTTCTCCGGCGAGTTTCCGGTGAATGGGTGGTCGAATATGACATCGTTGAGGCGGGTCGACGTGTCGATGAATCGGGTTACCGGGTCGATCCCGAACGGGTTGTGTGAGTTGCCACTTGAGTCGCTCAATCTTTATGAGAATCAATTGTATGGTGAGTTACCTGTAGCCATTGCAAATTCACCCAATTTATATGAATTAAAGCTCTTTGGTAATAGTTTGAATGGAACTTTACCTGAAGATCTTGGTAAATTTTCGCCATTGGTATGGATTGATGTTTCAAACAATGAGTTTTCAGGTGAAATTCCGGTGAATTTGTGCGGAAATGGAGTCTTAGAGGAGGTTTTGATGATAGATAACTCATTTTCCGGTGGAATTCCGCAGAGTTTAAGCCAATGCCGGAGCTTATTACGTGTGAGGTTAGCTCATAATAAGTTCTCAGGTGATGTCCCTGTGGAATTTTGGGGGCTGCCACGCCTCTCGCTGCTTGAGTTAACGAACAATTCATTTTCTGGTGGAATCGCGAAAACTATAGCTGGTGCATCGAATTTATCAGCTTTGATTTTGTCAAAGAACGAATTTTCGGGTAATATTCCTGAAGAGATTGGCTTTTTGGAAAGTCTGGTTGATTTTGTGGGAAATGATAATAAGTTTTCAGGGTCGTTGCCAGTTAGTATAGTGAATCTTGAGCAATTGGGAAGAATGGATTTCCACAACAATGAATTAAGTGGTAAGTTTCCTAGTGGGGTTCATTCTTTGAAGAAATTGAATGAATTGAACTTGGCAAACAATGATCTTTCTGGAGAAATTCCCCGAGAAATTGGGAGCTTGTCTGTTTTGAACTATCTTGACCTATCAGGAAACAAGTTTTCGGGGGAAATTCCAGTTGCGTTGCAGAATTTGAAGCTCAATCAGCTGAATTTATCGAATAATGGCCTTTCGGGTGGTATTCCTCCTTCATATGCAAAGGGAATGTACAAGAATAGCTTTCTGGGGAATCCAGGTTTATGTGGAGATATTGGAGGTTTATGTGATGGAAAAGATGAAGGTAAAACTGCTGGTTATGTATGGTTACTGAGATTGCTTTTCGTACCTGCTGTTTTGGTGTTTGTAGTTGGGGTAGTTTCGTTCTATTGGAAGTATAGGAATTACAAGAAAGCAAAAAGGTTGGATAGATCGAAATGGACCTTGACGTCGTTTCATAAGTTAGATTTCAATGAGTTTGAAGTACTGAGAGCTCTAGATGAAGACAACTTGATTGGTAGTGGTTCTTCCGGGAAGGTTTACAAGGTCGTTTTGAGTAATGGTGAGGCTGCTGCTGTGAAAAAACTTTCAAGAAATTCGAAAAAAGTAGATGAGAGTTGTGACATCGAGAAAGGTAAGTATCAGGATGATGGATTTGATGCAGAGGTTGAGACATTGGGCAAAATTCGACACAAGAACATCGTTAGGCTATGGTGTTGTTGTACAACAAGGGGTTGCAAACTTTTGGTTTATGAGTACATGCCTAATGGAAGCTTGGGTGATTTGCTACACAGCAGCAAAAGTGGGTTGTTGGATTGGCCTAAGAGATTTAAGATAGCTACGGATACTGCAGAGGGACTCTCATATTTGCATCATGATTGTGCTCCTCCGATTGTTCACAGAGACTTTAAGTCGAACAATATCTTGTTGGACGGGGAGTTTGGAGCTCGGGTAGCTGATTTTGGTGTGGCAAAGGTGATTGATGTCGATGACAAGGGAACCATGTCTATGTCAGTCATTGCAGGGTCTTGCGGTTATATTGCTCCAG AATATGCATACACACTTCAGGTGAACGAGAAGAGTGATATATATAGTTTTGGCGTGGTAGTCCtcgagctagtgacagggaaaCTCCCTGTAGGTCCCGAATACGGGGAAAAGGATTTGGTGAAGTGGGTTTGCGCTACTCTAGACCAGAAGGGTATAAATCATGTTATTGACCCGAAACTCGACTCTTGTTTCAAGGAGGACATAAGCAAAGTCCTACAAATTGGCCTCCTCTGCACTAGCCCCCTCCCAATCAACCGACCCCCGATGAGAAAAGTCGTAAAAATGCTGCAGGAAGTTGGTGGCGGAGACCAGCTCAAGACAGCGTTAACAGATGGCAAGTTGACCCCTTACTACCACGAAGACGCATCAGATCAAGGAAATGTAGCTTAA
- the LOC101255270 gene encoding receptor-like protein kinase HSL1 isoform X2 yields the protein MHLQILLILLLPTLILSINQESLYLHTIKLGFDDPNGVFSNWNLHDNSSPCNWYGVKCDSLTRSVTSIDLSNTNIAGPFPASLLCRLKYIKYISFYNNSINSTLPVEELSACKSLVHLDLAQNLLVGSLPSSLAELHELKYLDLTGNNFTGEIPASFGAFRRLEVLGLVENLLTGTIPPEIGNISSLKQLNLSYNPFSPGRVPPEIGNLTNLEVLWLTDCGLIGEVPGTLRGLNKLVNLDLALNNLYGPIPSWLTELTSVEQIELYNNSFSGEFPVNGWSNMTSLRRVDVSMNRVTGSIPNGLCELPLESLNLYENQLYGEIPVNLCGNGVLEEVLMIDNSFSGGIPQSLSQCRSLLRVRLAHNKFSGDVPVEFWGLPRLSLLELTNNSFSGGIAKTIAGASNLSALILSKNEFSGNIPEEIGFLESLVDFVGNDNKFSGSLPVSIVNLEQLGRMDFHNNELSGKFPSGVHSLKKLNELNLANNDLSGEIPREIGSLSVLNYLDLSGNKFSGEIPVALQNLKLNQLNLSNNGLSGGIPPSYAKGMYKNSFLGNPGLCGDIGGLCDGKDEGKTAGYVWLLRLLFVPAVLVFVVGVVSFYWKYRNYKKAKRLDRSKWTLTSFHKLDFNEFEVLRALDEDNLIGSGSSGKVYKVVLSNGEAAAVKKLSRNSKKVDESCDIEKGKYQDDGFDAEVETLGKIRHKNIVRLWCCCTTRGCKLLVYEYMPNGSLGDLLHSSKSGLLDWPKRFKIATDTAEGLSYLHHDCAPPIVHRDFKSNNILLDGEFGARVADFGVAKVIDVDDKGTMSMSVIAGSCGYIAPEYAYTLQVNEKSDIYSFGVVVLELVTGKLPVGPEYGEKDLVKWVCATLDQKGINHVIDPKLDSCFKEDISKVLQIGLLCTSPLPINRPPMRKVVKMLQEVGGGDQLKTALTDGKLTPYYHEDASDQGNVA from the exons atgcATCTTCAAATCTTGCTTATACTTCTATTACCTACATTGATTCTCTCAATAAACCAAGAATCCCTTTATTTACATACCATAAAGCTTGGATTTGATGACCCAAATGGTGTTTTTTCAAACTGGAATCTCCATGATAACTCTTCACCCTGTAACTGGTATGGAGTAAAATGCGACTCTTTAACTCGTTCTGTTACATCTATTGACCTCTCCAATACCAATATCGCCGGCCCATTTCCGGCTTCTCTTCTTTGCCGGCTCAAGTATATTAAGTACATTTCATTCTATAATAACTCTATTAACTCGACACTTCCGGTGGAGGAGTTATCTGCTTGTAAATCTCTTGTCCATCTCGATTTAGCTCAAAATTTGTTAGTGGGTAGTCTTCCATCGAGTTTGGCTGAGCTTCACGAGCTGAAATATCTTGATTTAACCGGGAATAACTTTACCGGCGAAATTCCGGCGAGTTTTGGGGCTTTCCGGCGACTTGAAGTTCTGGGTTTGGTTGAAAATTTGTTAACTGGGACTATCCCGCCGGAGATTGGAAATATTTCGAGTTTGAAACAGCTGAATTTGTCGTACAACCCGTTTTCGCCGGGTCGGGTCCCGCCGGAGATTGGGAACCTTACGAATCTCGAGGTGCTTTGGTTAACTGACTGTGGGTTAATTGGTGAGGTTCCGGGTACATTAAGGGGATTAAATAAGCTTGTTAACTTGGACCTTGCGTTAAACAACTTGTACGGTCCGATTCCGAGCTGGCTCACTGAGTTAACTAGTGTTGAGCAAATTGAGCTGTATAATAACTCGTTCTCCGGCGAGTTTCCGGTGAATGGGTGGTCGAATATGACATCGTTGAGGCGGGTCGACGTGTCGATGAATCGGGTTACCGGGTCGATCCCGAACGGGTTGTGTGAGTTGCCACTTGAGTCGCTCAATCTTTATGAGAATCAATTGTATG GTGAAATTCCGGTGAATTTGTGCGGAAATGGAGTCTTAGAGGAGGTTTTGATGATAGATAACTCATTTTCCGGTGGAATTCCGCAGAGTTTAAGCCAATGCCGGAGCTTATTACGTGTGAGGTTAGCTCATAATAAGTTCTCAGGTGATGTCCCTGTGGAATTTTGGGGGCTGCCACGCCTCTCGCTGCTTGAGTTAACGAACAATTCATTTTCTGGTGGAATCGCGAAAACTATAGCTGGTGCATCGAATTTATCAGCTTTGATTTTGTCAAAGAACGAATTTTCGGGTAATATTCCTGAAGAGATTGGCTTTTTGGAAAGTCTGGTTGATTTTGTGGGAAATGATAATAAGTTTTCAGGGTCGTTGCCAGTTAGTATAGTGAATCTTGAGCAATTGGGAAGAATGGATTTCCACAACAATGAATTAAGTGGTAAGTTTCCTAGTGGGGTTCATTCTTTGAAGAAATTGAATGAATTGAACTTGGCAAACAATGATCTTTCTGGAGAAATTCCCCGAGAAATTGGGAGCTTGTCTGTTTTGAACTATCTTGACCTATCAGGAAACAAGTTTTCGGGGGAAATTCCAGTTGCGTTGCAGAATTTGAAGCTCAATCAGCTGAATTTATCGAATAATGGCCTTTCGGGTGGTATTCCTCCTTCATATGCAAAGGGAATGTACAAGAATAGCTTTCTGGGGAATCCAGGTTTATGTGGAGATATTGGAGGTTTATGTGATGGAAAAGATGAAGGTAAAACTGCTGGTTATGTATGGTTACTGAGATTGCTTTTCGTACCTGCTGTTTTGGTGTTTGTAGTTGGGGTAGTTTCGTTCTATTGGAAGTATAGGAATTACAAGAAAGCAAAAAGGTTGGATAGATCGAAATGGACCTTGACGTCGTTTCATAAGTTAGATTTCAATGAGTTTGAAGTACTGAGAGCTCTAGATGAAGACAACTTGATTGGTAGTGGTTCTTCCGGGAAGGTTTACAAGGTCGTTTTGAGTAATGGTGAGGCTGCTGCTGTGAAAAAACTTTCAAGAAATTCGAAAAAAGTAGATGAGAGTTGTGACATCGAGAAAGGTAAGTATCAGGATGATGGATTTGATGCAGAGGTTGAGACATTGGGCAAAATTCGACACAAGAACATCGTTAGGCTATGGTGTTGTTGTACAACAAGGGGTTGCAAACTTTTGGTTTATGAGTACATGCCTAATGGAAGCTTGGGTGATTTGCTACACAGCAGCAAAAGTGGGTTGTTGGATTGGCCTAAGAGATTTAAGATAGCTACGGATACTGCAGAGGGACTCTCATATTTGCATCATGATTGTGCTCCTCCGATTGTTCACAGAGACTTTAAGTCGAACAATATCTTGTTGGACGGGGAGTTTGGAGCTCGGGTAGCTGATTTTGGTGTGGCAAAGGTGATTGATGTCGATGACAAGGGAACCATGTCTATGTCAGTCATTGCAGGGTCTTGCGGTTATATTGCTCCAG AATATGCATACACACTTCAGGTGAACGAGAAGAGTGATATATATAGTTTTGGCGTGGTAGTCCtcgagctagtgacagggaaaCTCCCTGTAGGTCCCGAATACGGGGAAAAGGATTTGGTGAAGTGGGTTTGCGCTACTCTAGACCAGAAGGGTATAAATCATGTTATTGACCCGAAACTCGACTCTTGTTTCAAGGAGGACATAAGCAAAGTCCTACAAATTGGCCTCCTCTGCACTAGCCCCCTCCCAATCAACCGACCCCCGATGAGAAAAGTCGTAAAAATGCTGCAGGAAGTTGGTGGCGGAGACCAGCTCAAGACAGCGTTAACAGATGGCAAGTTGACCCCTTACTACCACGAAGACGCATCAGATCAAGGAAATGTAGCTTAA
- the LOC101255560 gene encoding protein NUCLEAR FUSION DEFECTIVE 6, mitochondrial isoform X1, producing the protein MATFAARSFLRSAATSGRSAATTRIASGAKPKTSPFRIPTQKPVTARIFRSPVEMSCVRVESMFPFHTATASALLTSMLSATPRSYGWTLEDCNDDL; encoded by the exons ATGGCCACTTTCGCCGCCAGGTCCTTCCTCCGCTCCGCCGCCACCTCCGGCCGATCAGCAGCAACCACAAGAATTGCTTCCGGCGCCAAGCCAAAGACATCTCCATTCCGCATACCAACTCAAAAACCAGTCACCGCTCGCATTTTCAG GTCGCCGGTAGAAATGAGTTGTGTTAGAGTGGAATCGATGTTTCCATTTCATACTGCGACTGCATCAGCATTACTCACTTCAATGTTATCTGCTACTCCTCGGAGCTATGGTTGGACTCTTGAAG
- the LOC101255560 gene encoding protein NUCLEAR FUSION DEFECTIVE 6, mitochondrial isoform X2 — MATFAARSFLRSAATSGRSAATTRIASGAKPKTSPFRIPTQKPVTARIFRSPVEMSCVRVESMFPFHTATASALLTSMLSATPRSYGWTLEDCNDDA, encoded by the exons ATGGCCACTTTCGCCGCCAGGTCCTTCCTCCGCTCCGCCGCCACCTCCGGCCGATCAGCAGCAACCACAAGAATTGCTTCCGGCGCCAAGCCAAAGACATCTCCATTCCGCATACCAACTCAAAAACCAGTCACCGCTCGCATTTTCAG GTCGCCGGTAGAAATGAGTTGTGTTAGAGTGGAATCGATGTTTCCATTTCATACTGCGACTGCATCAGCATTACTCACTTCAATGTTATCTGCTACTCCTCGGAGCTATGGTTGGACTCTTGAAG ATTGCAATGATGATGCATGA
- the LOC101255560 gene encoding protein NUCLEAR FUSION DEFECTIVE 6, mitochondrial isoform X3 produces MATFAARSFLRSAATSGRSAATTRIASGAKPKTSPFRIPTQKPVTARIFRSPVEMSCVRVESMFPFHTATASALLTSMLSATPRSYGWTLEGL; encoded by the exons ATGGCCACTTTCGCCGCCAGGTCCTTCCTCCGCTCCGCCGCCACCTCCGGCCGATCAGCAGCAACCACAAGAATTGCTTCCGGCGCCAAGCCAAAGACATCTCCATTCCGCATACCAACTCAAAAACCAGTCACCGCTCGCATTTTCAG GTCGCCGGTAGAAATGAGTTGTGTTAGAGTGGAATCGATGTTTCCATTTCATACTGCGACTGCATCAGCATTACTCACTTCAATGTTATCTGCTACTCCTCGGAGCTATGGTTGGACTCTTGAAG